In the genome of Candidatus Rokuibacteriota bacterium, the window ATGAAGATCTCGCTCAAGGCCTCCGACCCGGCCATGATGATCGAGGCCTACCGCATGCTGGCTGACCAGGTGGTTTACCCCTTCCACCTCGGCGTGACGGAAGCGGGGACCCCGACGGTGGGAACCATCAAATCGGCGCTGGGGATCGGCACCCTTCTGTCCGAAGGGATCGGAGACACGATTCGGGTGTCGCTGGCCGCCGACCCGGTGGAGGAGGTGCGCGTCGGGATCGAGATCCTGAAGGCCCTCGGGCTCCGGAAGCAAGGGCTCACGTTCGTGGCGTGCCCGTCCTGCGGCCGCGCCGACGTGGACCTCGTGAAGCTGGCGCGGGACGTGGAAGACCGCCTCAAGGGCCTCAACGCCAACATCCACGTCGCGGTGATGGGGTGTGAAGTAAACGGGCCGGGCGAGGCGCGCGCCGCCGACATCGGCGTGGCGGGAGGCAAGGGGATCGGCCTCATCTTCAGGAAAGGCGAGGTGGTGCGCAAGGTTCCCGAGGCCCAGATCGTGGACGCCCTGTGGGAAGAGGTGGAGCGGTTCATCGCCGAGAAGCAGGCCGAAGCGGCGATCCCGGCGGCGGATTAGCCAGGGCAGCGAGGTGAGCATGGACCGACCGGTAGGCAAGACCAAGCACGGCGAACTGAGCCTGGACGAGATCGCCGGGCTCCAGCCGGGCTTGAGCGAGTGGATG includes:
- a CDS encoding flavodoxin-dependent (E)-4-hydroxy-3-methylbut-2-enyl-diphosphate synthase, which translates into the protein MKISLKASDPAMMIEAYRMLADQVVYPFHLGVTEAGTPTVGTIKSALGIGTLLSEGIGDTIRVSLAADPVEEVRVGIEILKALGLRKQGLTFVACPSCGRADVDLVKLARDVEDRLKGLNANIHVAVMGCEVNGPGEARAADIGVAGGKGIGLIFRKGEVVRKVPEAQIVDALWEEVERFIAEKQAEAAIPAAD